In Thermodesulfobacteriota bacterium, a genomic segment contains:
- a CDS encoding putative toxin-antitoxin system toxin component, PIN family, translating to LPHCTTVRVPQSPPKTPDCRDPFDRPFLELAAAGRADYLVTGHRDLLSLAGRFVCSIVTAEELLSLLPKT from the coding sequence CCTTCCGCACTGCACCACGGTTCGCGTCCCGCAGTCCCCACCGAAGACCCCGGATTGCCGAGACCCGTTTGACCGGCCGTTCCTCGAGCTGGCAGCGGCGGGAAGAGCGGACTACCTCGTCACCGGCCACCGAGACCTGCTGAGCCTGGCAGGCCGGTTCGTGTGCTCCATCGTCACGGCCGAAGAGCTCCTCTCTCTCCTCCCCAAGACGTGA
- a CDS encoding PIN domain-containing protein gives MTRRFGIDTSILVRLLTGDPEEGFRQCVAALTALVQGGAEVFASNQVVGEAYVAVQHHYGVSRGEARTALTDVLNSGIVSPLNGASVLAALEAEGGCGLLDRLIADDYRRADLFTLALDERMAQLPAALLLQQSSSV, from the coding sequence ATGACTCGGCGCTTCGGGATTGACACCTCCATCCTCGTCCGCCTTCTGACCGGGGATCCCGAGGAGGGTTTCCGTCAGTGCGTCGCCGCCCTGACCGCGCTGGTGCAGGGCGGGGCAGAGGTGTTCGCCTCGAACCAGGTCGTGGGCGAAGCGTACGTGGCCGTGCAGCACCACTACGGCGTGTCCAGGGGGGAGGCGCGGACGGCCCTCACGGACGTGCTCAACAGCGGGATCGTCTCGCCTCTCAACGGCGCCTCCGTCCTGGCCGCCCTCGAGGCCGAAGGGGGCTGCGGCCTCCTGGACCGCCTCATCGCCGACGACTACCGCCGTGCGGACCTGTTCACCCTCGCGCTGGACGAGCGGATGGCCCAGCTCCCGGCTGCCCTTCTGCTGCAGCAGAGCAGTTCAGTCTAA
- the panC gene encoding pantoate--beta-alanine ligase, giving the protein MDRVDTVRAVRGASRAARAEGRRVALVPTMGCLHEGHLVLVRRARELADFVVVSIFVNPTQFGPGEDFDRYPRALERDCELLGAEGVDVVFAPSAGELYPAGFQTFVAVERLCEPLCGARRPGHFRGVATVVAKLFCAVEPDVAVFGEKDYQQLQVVRRMAADLDLPVAVEGVPTVREPDGLAMSSRNAYLSAEERRSALGLFRALARAQELVDTGEQRPSALEASARAVLEGAGLRVDYAEVRHPETLEPMESAAPRALLALAAFAGTTRLIDNRVLVAPRAPKREPRP; this is encoded by the coding sequence TTGGATAGGGTGGACACGGTGCGTGCGGTGCGGGGGGCGTCGCGGGCGGCCAGGGCCGAGGGGAGGCGGGTGGCCCTGGTGCCCACCATGGGATGCCTCCACGAGGGGCACCTGGTGCTGGTGCGGCGCGCTCGGGAGCTGGCGGACTTCGTCGTGGTCTCCATCTTCGTCAACCCCACCCAGTTCGGCCCCGGGGAGGACTTCGACCGGTACCCCCGGGCGCTGGAGCGCGACTGCGAGCTCCTGGGGGCCGAGGGGGTGGACGTGGTCTTTGCCCCGTCGGCGGGCGAGCTGTACCCGGCGGGGTTCCAGACCTTCGTGGCGGTGGAGCGCCTCTGCGAGCCCCTGTGCGGAGCCCGGCGGCCCGGGCACTTTCGCGGGGTGGCGACGGTGGTGGCCAAGCTCTTCTGCGCGGTCGAGCCCGACGTGGCGGTGTTCGGGGAGAAGGATTACCAGCAGCTCCAGGTCGTCCGGCGCATGGCCGCGGACCTGGACCTGCCCGTGGCCGTCGAAGGGGTTCCCACGGTGCGGGAACCCGACGGGCTGGCGATGTCGAGCCGCAACGCCTACCTCTCGGCCGAGGAGCGCCGCAGCGCGCTGGGCCTCTTCCGGGCGCTGGCCCGGGCCCAGGAGCTGGTTGACACCGGAGAACAGCGGCCCTCGGCGCTGGAGGCATCGGCCCGGGCCGTGCTCGAGGGGGCGGGGCTTCGGGTCGACTACGCCGAGGTGCGCCACCCCGAGACCCTCGAGCCGATGGAGAGCGCCGCTCCCCGGGCGCTCCTGGCCCTGGCCGCCTTCGCGGGGACCACCCGCCTCATCGACAATCGCGTACTGGTGGCGCCCCGGGCGCCGAAGAGGGAGCCGAGACCATGA
- the panD gene encoding aspartate 1-decarboxylase, which yields MNRCMLKGKIHRATVTGADLHYEGSITIDRDLMDAADILPYEEVRIYNVNNGERFETYAIPGAPGGGEICLNGAAAHKVSLGDIVIIACFGTVPDAVAHNWQPSLVYVDAANRIAHRRAA from the coding sequence ATGAACCGATGCATGCTCAAGGGCAAGATCCACCGCGCCACCGTAACCGGGGCCGACCTCCACTACGAGGGGAGCATCACCATCGACCGCGACCTCATGGACGCGGCCGACATCCTTCCCTACGAGGAGGTGCGCATCTACAACGTGAACAACGGGGAGCGGTTCGAGACCTACGCCATCCCCGGGGCTCCCGGGGGCGGGGAGATCTGCCTCAACGGGGCGGCGGCCCACAAGGTCTCCCTGGGCGACATCGTCATCATCGCGTGCTTTGGCACCGTGCCCGACGCGGTCGCCCACAACTGGCAGCCAAGCCTCGTATACGTGGACGCCGCCAACCGGATCGCGCACCGGAGGGCTGCCTGA
- a CDS encoding amidohydrolase family protein: MEGGALLVSGGRVVAAGRARDLSAAWPRALRVDLDGCALLPALVNGHCHLELAALGEVPPASSFALWLLEIIRRKRAAPPEDWEKGFREGLRACAEGGQGTVADVLSAPGAVYPEDGPEVLVFPEVIAPRPARAAAAVERALAVSPRGRARLGGLSPHSPYTACAQAYLLCAREAAARGGRIVTHVAETADEVSFCLGEGGDLVCTLYPPLLADPPHAPGAHPIEWLDGLGLLGPGTVLVHAVHLDPSHVATVAASGAGVILCPRSNRRFGAARAPGRALLAAGAPVGLGTDSRLSAGDLDLRNDVVAAVEDYGWSPAQALTAATRGAAQVLGLRDRGALVPGGRADILAVDLGSGRDPWERAVAGGEVRGLWLAGARYGHRGPAAAPASERE, from the coding sequence GTGGAGGGCGGGGCCCTTCTCGTGTCCGGCGGGCGCGTGGTCGCGGCGGGCAGGGCTCGGGACCTGTCGGCCGCTTGGCCCCGGGCCCTGCGGGTAGACCTGGACGGGTGCGCGCTCCTGCCCGCCCTGGTCAACGGGCACTGCCACCTGGAGCTCGCGGCGCTGGGGGAGGTCCCCCCTGCCAGCTCGTTTGCCCTCTGGCTCCTGGAGATCATCCGCCGCAAGCGGGCGGCGCCGCCCGAGGATTGGGAGAAGGGTTTTCGGGAGGGACTGCGCGCGTGCGCCGAGGGCGGCCAGGGCACCGTGGCCGACGTCCTCTCGGCACCCGGGGCGGTGTATCCGGAAGACGGCCCCGAAGTGCTCGTCTTCCCCGAGGTCATCGCCCCCCGCCCGGCCCGCGCAGCGGCGGCGGTGGAGAGGGCGCTGGCCGTGTCGCCCCGGGGCCGCGCCCGCCTGGGGGGGCTTTCCCCCCACTCCCCCTATACCGCCTGCGCCCAAGCCTACCTTCTGTGCGCCCGGGAAGCCGCCGCCCGCGGGGGGAGGATCGTCACCCACGTGGCGGAGACCGCGGACGAGGTGTCCTTTTGCCTCGGGGAGGGAGGAGATCTGGTCTGCACCCTCTACCCCCCGCTGCTGGCCGACCCGCCCCACGCCCCGGGCGCGCACCCCATCGAGTGGCTGGACGGGCTCGGCCTCCTGGGGCCTGGCACCGTCCTGGTCCACGCCGTACACTTGGACCCGTCCCACGTCGCGACCGTGGCCGCCTCCGGCGCCGGGGTGATCCTGTGTCCCCGGAGCAACCGGCGGTTCGGTGCGGCGCGGGCCCCCGGCCGGGCCCTGCTGGCGGCGGGGGCGCCGGTGGGGCTGGGCACCGACAGCCGGCTCTCGGCGGGGGATCTGGACCTGCGAAACGACGTGGTGGCCGCGGTGGAGGACTACGGGTGGAGCCCGGCCCAGGCCCTGACCGCGGCGACCCGGGGCGCTGCGCAGGTGCTGGGCCTCCGTGACCGGGGGGCTCTCGTGCCCGGGGGGCGGGCTGATATCCTGGCCGTGGACCTGGGGTCCGGACGGGACCCCTGGGAGCGTGCGGTTGCGGGGGGAGAGGTGCGGGGGCTCTGGCTGGCCGGTGCCCGGTATGGGCACCGGGGGCCGGCGGCTGCGCCGGCGTCCGAGAGGGAGTGA
- a CDS encoding DUF502 domain-containing protein: MGLFERFRKHVRVETRKHFLTGLLVIVPLGLTYYVVSAIVRAMDRVLAVLPPLFHPETYLPFRVPGLGLIVTLLLIQVVGFLSANLLGRSVVKAYENVLHRIPVVRTLYVAIKQLLEQMLSPDGDRFRRVVLVEYPRKGIYSLGFVTGVSRGEVQDKTRERVLNVFLPTTPNPTSGFYLLVPEKEAVSLEIPVDDAFKLIMSAGIVGGGRNTKEARPQGERASSEGREEV; encoded by the coding sequence GTGGGACTCTTCGAGAGATTTCGCAAGCACGTGCGCGTCGAGACGCGAAAGCACTTCCTCACGGGGCTCCTCGTCATCGTGCCCCTGGGGCTCACCTACTACGTCGTCTCGGCCATCGTGCGGGCCATGGATCGGGTGCTGGCCGTACTTCCTCCCCTCTTCCATCCCGAAACGTACTTGCCCTTCCGCGTCCCGGGGCTGGGCCTCATCGTGACGCTGCTCCTGATCCAGGTCGTGGGCTTCCTGAGCGCCAACCTCCTTGGGCGCTCGGTGGTCAAGGCCTACGAAAACGTGCTCCACCGCATCCCCGTAGTCCGAACGCTCTACGTGGCGATCAAGCAGCTCCTGGAGCAGATGCTGTCGCCCGACGGGGACCGGTTCCGGCGGGTGGTGCTGGTCGAGTACCCCCGCAAGGGGATCTACAGTCTGGGGTTCGTCACCGGTGTGAGCCGGGGCGAGGTCCAGGACAAGACCCGGGAGCGGGTGCTGAACGTCTTCCTTCCCACGACCCCGAACCCCACGTCGGGCTTCTACCTCCTGGTGCCCGAGAAGGAAGCCGTGTCCCTGGAGATCCCGGTGGACGACGCGTTCAAGCTCATCATGAGCGCGGGGATCGTGGGCGGGGGCCGCAACACGAAAGAGGCCCGCCCCCAGGGGGAGCGGGCCTCTTCGGAAGGCCGGGAGGAGGTCTAG
- a CDS encoding PxxKW family cysteine-rich protein — protein sequence MLCQTVKKDKDCFFWATQGCSYPGGECRHVAEKCEGCGHVEEWPKGQYCTSYPAPEKQWGVGLCNMATHIKIEEEKVQKMMNPLKASKRAAGKKR from the coding sequence ATGCTGTGCCAGACCGTGAAGAAAGACAAAGACTGCTTTTTCTGGGCCACCCAGGGGTGCTCCTATCCAGGGGGCGAGTGCCGCCACGTCGCGGAAAAGTGCGAGGGCTGCGGCCACGTGGAGGAGTGGCCGAAGGGGCAGTACTGCACCTCGTACCCTGCCCCCGAGAAGCAGTGGGGCGTGGGGCTGTGCAACATGGCCACCCACATCAAGATCGAAGAAGAGAAGGTCCAGAAGATGATGAACCCCCTCAAGGCGAGCAAGCGCGCCGCGGGCAAGAAGCGCTAG
- the tilS gene encoding tRNA lysidine(34) synthetase TilS has protein sequence MAQALGRAAAGPAARGILVACSGGLDSVCLLHLLAQRLAGSGTRLEVAHVDHGLREGSARDAGFCRRLADDLGLAFHHLRLEPGAFGRGRGLQAEGRRLRRRFLEETLASRGLGAVALGHHADDQVETVLFRLLRGAGPRGLAGMQEWAPPYLRPLLGVRRAGLEDLARRQGWAHREDPSNQTDRFARNRLRRAALPALRAVHPGADAAVLRLARSSREDDACLSQLAREALGAAAVCEPEGLRFPRGALAGVHPAVRRRVYLAAWEAVGCDPEVLEARHLESVEALLAPGRAHRRAPLPGPGAVASSYGELWFLRPGAYGPAPRELGLDAPEAGVGLCPAADSPSWTRRRPPGVPAVAVPGDRGGGGLWARTRRPGDRLELGPEAGSKVKDLLMDARLPRWRRAGALVVGDAQGVLGLLAPGWAWGGEDGGGGWVWLPGAPASQNARRSRILRENRCCPANRCDT, from the coding sequence GTGGCGCAGGCCCTCGGGCGGGCGGCCGCGGGGCCCGCAGCCCGGGGGATTCTGGTGGCGTGTTCGGGGGGGCTGGACTCGGTGTGCCTCCTCCACCTCCTGGCACAGCGCCTCGCCGGCTCGGGAACGCGGCTGGAGGTCGCCCACGTGGACCACGGGCTGAGGGAAGGGTCGGCAAGGGATGCCGGTTTCTGCCGGAGGCTCGCGGACGACCTGGGGCTTGCCTTTCACCACCTGCGTCTCGAGCCGGGCGCGTTCGGCCGGGGGCGGGGGCTCCAGGCGGAGGGCCGGCGGCTGCGCCGGCGGTTCCTGGAGGAGACCCTGGCGAGCCGGGGGCTGGGGGCGGTGGCCCTGGGACACCACGCGGACGATCAGGTGGAGACCGTCCTCTTTCGCCTCCTGCGCGGAGCGGGGCCCCGGGGGCTCGCGGGGATGCAGGAGTGGGCTCCCCCCTACCTGAGGCCGCTGCTGGGAGTGCGCCGGGCCGGTCTGGAGGACCTGGCGCGGCGGCAGGGCTGGGCCCATCGGGAAGACCCGTCCAACCAGACCGACCGATTCGCTCGAAACCGGCTGCGCCGCGCGGCGCTGCCCGCCCTTCGGGCGGTGCACCCGGGGGCGGACGCGGCCGTGCTGCGGCTCGCCCGCTCGAGCCGCGAAGACGACGCGTGTCTGTCGCAGCTCGCGCGGGAGGCGTTGGGCGCGGCCGCCGTGTGCGAGCCCGAGGGACTGCGCTTCCCCCGCGGCGCCCTGGCCGGAGTGCATCCCGCCGTGCGCCGGCGCGTGTACCTGGCCGCGTGGGAGGCCGTGGGCTGCGACCCCGAGGTTCTGGAAGCCCGGCACCTGGAGAGCGTGGAGGCGCTCCTGGCGCCCGGACGGGCTCACCGCCGCGCGCCCCTGCCCGGGCCGGGTGCCGTGGCGTCGAGCTACGGCGAGCTCTGGTTTCTCCGGCCGGGGGCGTACGGCCCGGCGCCCCGGGAGCTGGGCCTGGACGCGCCGGAGGCCGGGGTGGGGCTGTGCCCGGCGGCAGACTCGCCGAGCTGGACCCGGCGGAGGCCGCCGGGCGTGCCCGCCGTGGCGGTGCCCGGCGACCGGGGAGGGGGCGGGCTCTGGGCGAGGACCCGGCGCCCCGGCGACCGCCTGGAGCTCGGGCCGGAGGCGGGGAGCAAGGTCAAGGATCTCTTGATGGACGCCCGCCTGCCCCGCTGGCGGCGGGCCGGGGCCCTGGTGGTGGGCGACGCGCAGGGTGTGCTGGGGCTGCTCGCCCCGGGGTGGGCCTGGGGCGGAGAGGACGGGGGCGGCGGGTGGGTCTGGCTTCCCGGCGCCCCCGCGTCGCAGAACGCCCGGCGCTCCCGGATTCTCCGGGAAAACCGTTGTTGCCCGGCGAACCGATGTGATACTTAA
- the ftsH gene encoding ATP-dependent zinc metalloprotease FtsH, which translates to MKPFFRNLALWLLILMIFLLVLQLFPGNEPVRQQVPYTDFLEAVEQGRVVEVTLQGKEVFGKYADQTAFKTFSPDDPDLVRTLRQAGVSIVAKPERESPWYMTILISWFPMLLLIGVWIFFMRQMQAGGGKAMSFGKSRARLLTQDQQKVSFADVAGIDESKEEVGEIVEFLKNPKKFTKLGGRLPKGVLLMGPPGTGKTLLAKAIAGEAGVPFFSISGSDFVEMFVGVGASRVRDLFTQGKKNAPCLIFIDEIDAVGRHRGAGLGGGHDEREQTLNQLLVEMDGFESSDGVILIAATNRPDVLDPALLRPGRFDRQVIIPRPDVKGREGILKVHTAEVPTAGDVDLTVLARGTPGFSGADLENLVNEAALAAARSEKTAVSMEDFEKAKDKVLMGAERRSMVLSDEEKRLTAYHEAGHTVVAKMLPHADPIYKVSIIPRGRALGVTQQLPIDERHTYSKDYLLDRIAVFLGGRAAEEIFLGHFTTGAGDDIEKATEIARRMVCKWGMSERLGPMTFGKEEEQIFLGKEIASHRNYSEQTAQSIDEEIKGIVSDNLERAKQILLGTRDRVEKLAETLLVREVLVAEEIEAIVLAGKHPPAPEGGAGGAPAQEAPPSGRQAELKF; encoded by the coding sequence ATGAAGCCGTTCTTTCGCAACCTGGCCCTGTGGCTCCTGATCCTGATGATCTTCCTCCTGGTGCTGCAGCTCTTTCCCGGAAACGAGCCCGTGCGCCAGCAGGTGCCCTACACCGACTTCCTCGAGGCGGTGGAGCAGGGCCGGGTGGTGGAGGTCACCCTCCAGGGCAAGGAGGTCTTCGGCAAGTACGCCGACCAGACCGCCTTCAAGACCTTCAGCCCGGATGACCCGGACCTGGTGCGGACGCTACGGCAGGCCGGGGTCTCCATCGTCGCCAAGCCCGAGCGCGAGTCGCCCTGGTACATGACGATCCTCATCTCCTGGTTCCCCATGCTGCTCCTCATCGGGGTGTGGATCTTCTTCATGCGGCAGATGCAGGCCGGGGGCGGCAAGGCCATGAGTTTCGGGAAGAGCCGGGCCCGCCTCCTCACCCAGGATCAGCAGAAGGTCTCCTTTGCCGACGTGGCGGGCATCGACGAGTCCAAGGAGGAGGTGGGGGAGATCGTCGAGTTCCTCAAGAACCCGAAGAAGTTCACCAAGCTCGGCGGGCGCCTGCCCAAGGGCGTCCTGCTGATGGGGCCCCCGGGTACGGGCAAGACGCTCCTGGCCAAGGCCATCGCCGGGGAGGCCGGGGTGCCCTTCTTCTCCATCTCGGGATCCGACTTCGTCGAGATGTTTGTGGGGGTGGGGGCGAGCCGGGTGCGGGACCTCTTCACCCAGGGCAAGAAGAACGCCCCCTGCCTCATCTTCATCGACGAGATCGACGCGGTGGGTCGCCACCGGGGCGCGGGCCTGGGCGGCGGCCACGACGAGCGGGAGCAGACCCTGAACCAGCTCCTGGTCGAGATGGACGGCTTCGAGTCCAGCGACGGCGTGATCCTGATCGCCGCGACCAATCGCCCCGACGTGCTCGACCCGGCCCTGTTGCGCCCGGGCCGGTTCGACCGGCAGGTGATCATCCCCCGGCCCGACGTGAAGGGCCGGGAGGGCATTCTCAAGGTCCACACGGCCGAGGTTCCCACCGCCGGGGACGTGGACCTCACGGTGCTCGCCCGGGGTACCCCGGGCTTCAGCGGGGCGGACCTGGAGAACCTGGTCAACGAGGCGGCGCTGGCGGCCGCCCGGTCCGAAAAGACCGCGGTGTCGATGGAGGACTTCGAGAAGGCCAAGGACAAGGTGCTCATGGGGGCGGAGCGGCGCAGCATGGTGCTCTCGGACGAGGAGAAGCGCCTCACCGCGTACCACGAGGCCGGCCACACGGTGGTGGCCAAGATGCTCCCCCACGCCGACCCCATCTACAAGGTCTCCATCATTCCCCGGGGTCGGGCCCTGGGCGTGACCCAGCAGCTCCCCATCGACGAGCGGCACACCTACAGCAAGGATTACCTGCTCGACCGCATCGCGGTCTTCCTGGGGGGCCGGGCGGCGGAGGAGATCTTCCTCGGACACTTCACCACCGGGGCAGGCGACGATATCGAGAAGGCCACCGAGATCGCGCGGCGCATGGTGTGCAAGTGGGGCATGAGCGAGCGGCTCGGCCCCATGACCTTCGGCAAGGAGGAGGAGCAGATCTTCCTGGGCAAGGAGATCGCGAGCCACCGGAACTACAGCGAGCAGACCGCCCAGTCCATCGACGAGGAGATCAAGGGGATCGTGAGCGACAACCTGGAGCGGGCCAAACAGATCCTGCTGGGGACCCGGGACCGCGTGGAGAAGCTCGCGGAGACCCTGCTGGTGAGGGAGGTGCTGGTGGCCGAGGAGATCGAGGCCATCGTGCTTGCCGGGAAGCACCCGCCCGCTCCCGAAGGGGGAGCCGGGGGGGCTCCGGCCCAGGAGGCTCCGCCATCCGGCCGCCAGGCCGAGCTCAAGTTCTGA
- the folP gene encoding dihydropteroate synthase → MPYDVRPLDLADPARAQAELARVGADPAGVAKMRDKAGFLALKATGLKSAAANILKQEMLSVGGDAAVGRWVINCSQERSDVVILGTRKQHRALVRKLRPQPFGLRSLAAEIEAVLAGAAREHELAWRGGVLRLWARPHVMAALNVTPDSFSDGGDYLTPGAALDRALAMVAEGADIVDVGGESTRPGSEGISAEEELRRVLPVIEHLAPRVPVPISVDTLKAAVARAAASAGASIVNDVSGLEGDPGMATAVAETGCNLVVMHMRGTPRTMQAQTQYGDLVGEVFRGLRERVERAVAAGIARERVIVDPGIGFGKDAAGNLTLLRRLAEFRALGCPVLVGASRKSFIGKVLGIDRPKDRLEGSLAAAVLAVSHGAHIVRVHDVASTRRAVDLAWAVLRAEG, encoded by the coding sequence GTGCCCTACGACGTGCGCCCCCTCGACCTGGCGGACCCCGCCCGAGCCCAAGCCGAGCTCGCCCGGGTGGGCGCCGACCCGGCGGGCGTGGCCAAGATGCGCGACAAGGCCGGCTTCCTGGCGCTGAAGGCCACGGGGCTGAAGTCTGCCGCAGCCAACATCCTCAAGCAGGAGATGCTCTCGGTGGGCGGCGACGCGGCCGTGGGCCGGTGGGTGATCAACTGCTCCCAGGAGAGGAGCGACGTGGTCATCCTGGGCACCCGCAAGCAGCACCGGGCCCTGGTGCGAAAGCTTCGGCCCCAGCCCTTCGGGCTCCGGTCGCTTGCGGCGGAGATCGAGGCCGTGCTCGCGGGGGCCGCCCGGGAGCACGAGCTCGCCTGGCGTGGCGGCGTGCTGCGGCTCTGGGCCCGTCCCCACGTGATGGCGGCCCTCAACGTGACCCCCGACTCCTTCTCCGACGGGGGAGACTATCTGACCCCCGGGGCGGCCCTGGACCGGGCACTGGCCATGGTGGCGGAGGGGGCCGACATCGTGGATGTGGGGGGGGAGTCCACCCGGCCCGGGTCGGAGGGGATCTCCGCCGAAGAGGAGCTCCGGCGCGTCCTGCCCGTCATCGAGCACCTGGCGCCGCGGGTGCCGGTGCCGATCTCGGTGGATACCCTCAAGGCCGCGGTGGCGCGGGCCGCGGCCTCGGCGGGCGCCTCCATCGTCAACGACGTGAGCGGTCTCGAGGGGGACCCCGGGATGGCCACCGCCGTGGCCGAGACCGGGTGCAACCTGGTCGTGATGCACATGCGGGGCACGCCGCGCACCATGCAGGCGCAGACGCAGTACGGCGACCTGGTGGGAGAGGTCTTCCGGGGGCTGCGGGAGAGGGTGGAGCGGGCCGTGGCGGCGGGGATCGCCCGGGAGAGGGTCATCGTGGACCCGGGCATCGGCTTCGGAAAGGACGCCGCCGGCAACCTCACGCTTCTCCGGAGGCTTGCCGAGTTTCGGGCGCTGGGGTGCCCCGTGCTGGTGGGGGCGAGCCGCAAGTCCTTCATCGGGAAGGTGCTGGGGATCGACCGGCCCAAGGACCGCCTCGAGGGGTCGCTGGCGGCGGCCGTCCTCGCGGTGAGCCACGGGGCGCACATCGTCCGGGTGCACGACGTGGCCTCCACCCGCCGGGCGGTGGATCTGGCCTGGGCCGTGCTCCGGGCGGAGGGGTGA
- the cdaA gene encoding diadenylate cyclase CdaA, with the protein MSDLPAGLRWQDVVDILLVALVIYRIFVLIKGTRALQMLVGMAVVVAAFVASQVFEFFTLNWILSAFLSSIILVVVVLFQNEIRRALVHVGVNPFLSAKEGSADGGQVVEELMKAAVSLANKKIGALIVLQRETDLRDYVEDGVRLDAALSKELLLAVFIPYSPIHDGAVIVRSDRVLWAGCFLPLTTRLDVDKELGTRHRAALGITEETDAVVVVVSEETGGISVALNGRLTRHLDGATLRRVLLKLFPPGSGAGRSRKTSPRRRPRAGAKEARA; encoded by the coding sequence GTGAGCGATCTGCCCGCCGGCCTGCGCTGGCAGGACGTGGTCGACATCCTGCTGGTGGCGCTCGTCATCTACCGGATCTTTGTCCTCATCAAGGGGACCCGGGCGCTGCAGATGCTGGTGGGGATGGCGGTGGTGGTGGCGGCCTTCGTGGCGAGCCAGGTCTTCGAGTTCTTCACCCTCAACTGGATCCTGAGCGCGTTCCTCTCCTCGATCATCCTCGTCGTGGTCGTGCTTTTCCAGAACGAGATCCGCCGGGCCCTGGTGCATGTGGGGGTCAATCCCTTTCTGTCGGCCAAGGAGGGCTCGGCCGACGGCGGACAGGTGGTGGAGGAGCTCATGAAGGCCGCCGTGAGCCTCGCCAACAAGAAGATCGGCGCCTTGATCGTGCTCCAGCGCGAGACCGACCTGCGCGACTACGTGGAAGACGGGGTGCGCCTGGACGCCGCCCTCTCCAAGGAGCTCCTGCTGGCCGTCTTCATCCCCTACTCGCCGATTCACGACGGGGCGGTGATCGTCCGGAGCGACCGGGTCCTGTGGGCCGGGTGCTTCCTGCCCCTCACCACCCGGCTCGACGTGGACAAGGAGCTCGGTACGCGGCACCGGGCGGCCCTGGGCATCACCGAAGAGACCGACGCGGTGGTGGTGGTCGTGAGCGAGGAGACCGGGGGCATCTCGGTGGCCTTGAACGGCCGGCTGACCCGGCACCTGGACGGGGCCACCCTGCGGCGCGTGCTGCTCAAGCTCTTTCCCCCGGGCTCGGGGGCGGGCAGGAGCCGAAAGACCTCGCCGCGCAGGCGGCCGCGGGCCGGGGCGAAGGAGGCCAGGGCGTGA
- a CDS encoding CdaR family protein, with protein MTWTLLRGAVLENWGLKILSLAFAVLLWMFVVGENRSEVSLSLPLELTRVPSEMIIVSRVPEAIRVRLNGPRSLLAAINPNQLVVRLDLDGIQPGISGFEILPSRLNLPRGVEVTYISPSVITLEADVKTRKMVPVRPRIRGTPAEGFEVTGIRADPPEVEVEGAERVVRQLREVPTELVDVTGLDGGVTRPVELAFPDPSLRAVTRRTIRVEANIAEMRGEREFVQVPVTVPVGGMRAVPPAVDVRVEGTLRAIARLTARDLTVAVEPFGEVPPPGLVRVVAGGPSGIRVLAVEPNGVQVVPVLPPPESSARPEAGAEQEKKP; from the coding sequence GTGACCTGGACGCTCCTTCGCGGCGCGGTGCTGGAGAACTGGGGACTCAAGATCCTCTCCCTGGCCTTCGCGGTGCTCCTTTGGATGTTCGTGGTGGGGGAGAACCGAAGCGAGGTGAGCCTCTCGCTGCCCCTGGAGCTCACGCGGGTGCCCTCCGAGATGATCATCGTCAGCCGGGTACCCGAGGCCATTCGGGTGCGCCTCAACGGACCCCGCAGCCTGCTCGCCGCGATCAATCCCAACCAGCTCGTCGTGCGGCTGGATCTGGACGGCATCCAGCCCGGCATCAGCGGCTTCGAGATCCTCCCCTCGCGCCTGAACCTGCCCCGGGGCGTGGAGGTCACCTACATCTCCCCTTCGGTCATCACCCTGGAGGCCGACGTCAAGACCCGCAAGATGGTGCCGGTGCGGCCTCGCATCCGGGGCACGCCCGCGGAGGGCTTCGAGGTGACGGGGATTCGGGCCGACCCGCCGGAGGTGGAGGTGGAGGGGGCGGAGCGTGTGGTGCGGCAGCTCCGGGAGGTTCCCACCGAGCTCGTGGACGTGACCGGGCTCGACGGGGGCGTGACCCGGCCGGTGGAGCTGGCCTTTCCAGACCCCTCCCTGCGGGCAGTTACGCGCCGCACGATCCGGGTGGAGGCCAACATCGCCGAGATGCGGGGAGAGCGCGAGTTTGTCCAGGTGCCCGTGACCGTCCCGGTGGGTGGGATGCGGGCCGTGCCCCCCGCCGTGGACGTGCGGGTGGAGGGCACGCTCCGGGCCATCGCGCGGCTCACGGCCCGGGATTTGACGGTCGCCGTCGAACCCTTTGGAGAGGTGCCGCCGCCGGGCCTGGTGCGGGTTGTGGCGGGCGGGCCCTCGGGCATCCGGGTGCTCGCGGTGGAGCCCAACGGGGTGCAGGTGGTCCCTGTCCTGCCGCCCCCGGAATCGAGCGCGCGCCCGGAAGCGGGAGCCGAGCAGGAGAAGAAGCCATGA